Proteins co-encoded in one Neofelis nebulosa isolate mNeoNeb1 chromosome 2, mNeoNeb1.pri, whole genome shotgun sequence genomic window:
- the ELOA gene encoding elongin-A, producing the protein MHGGRSCGPRTRREPSSGEEAAPVTAMAAESALQVVEKLQARLAANPDPKKLLKYLKKLSTLPITVDILAETGVGKTVNSLRKHEHVGSFARDLVAQWKKLVPVERNSEPDEQDFDKSNSRKRPRDAVQKEEIEGDYQENWKASSSQSYSPDHRQKKHRKLSEPERTHKVSHVQERRDERKRCHRVSPVYSSDHESSDYGHVQSPLSSASPHQMSTDHYRSPEEDHEPFVPHQKPGKGHSNAFQDRLGVSQDRHLGDPQGKGVVSQNKEHRSSYKEKRPVDARGDGKASLSREKSHKSVSKEENRRPLSGDSTKEKPPSSVKKEKEKEGSTKKKFLPPLEVASDNHLKNKPKHRDPEKTKSDKNKQSLDSLDVGKGAGDPLPKVKERGSNNLKTSEGKVKTSHSDRKSVGSLPKVEEADMDDEFEQPTMSFESYLSYDQPRKKKKKIVKASATTLGEKGLKKTDSKSTNKNLDSVQKLPKVNENKSEKLQPAGADSAKLKKVPADALPVLPDLPLPVIQANYRPLPTLELMSSFPPKRKALSSPQEEEEAGFTGRRMNSKMQVYSGSKCAYLPKMMTLHQQCIRVLKNNIDSIFEVGGVPYSVLEPVLERCTPDQLYRIEECNHVLIEETDQLWKVHCHRDFKEERPEEYESWREMYLRLQDAREQRLRVLTKNIRSAHANKPKGRQAKMAFVNSVAKPPRDVRRRQEKFGTGGAAVPEKIRIKPAPYPTGNSHTPSGSGSNSFSASPEEPAYDGPSTSGAHVAPVLSTVSYDPRKPTVKKIAPMMAKTIKAFKNRFSRR; encoded by the exons ATGCACGGAGGGCGGAGCTGCGGCCCGAGGACGCGACGCGAGCCCAGTTCCGGCGAGGAGGCCGCGCCAGTGACAGCGATGGCGGCGGAGTCGGCGCTCCAAGTTGTGGAGAAGCTGCAGGCGCGCCTGGCCGCGAACCCGGACCCGAAGAAG CtcttgaaatatttgaagaaactcTCCACTTTGCCTATTACAGTAGACATTCTGGCG GAGACCGGGGTTGGGAAAACAGTAAATAGCTTACGAAAACACGAGCATGTCGGAAGCTTTGCCAGGGACCTAGTGGCCCAGTGGAAGAAGCTGGTTCCTGTGGAGCG aaactccGAGCCTGATGAACAGGACTTTGACAAGAGCAATTCCCGGAAGCGCCCCAGGGATGCTGTTCAGAAGGAGGAGATAGAGGGGGACTAccaggaaaactggaaagccTCCAGTAGCCAATCCTATAGTCCTGATCACAGGcagaaaaaacacaggaaactcTCGGAACCTGAGAGAACTCACAAAGTGTCTCACGTTCAAGAGAGGAGAGACGAGAGAAAGAGGTGCCATAGAGTTTCCCCCGTTTACTCTTCAGACCACGAATCTTCTGATTACGGCCATGTTCAGTCCCCTCTGTCATCTGCCAGTCCCCATCAAATGTCCACAGACCATTACAGATCCCCGGAGGAAGATCATGAGCCCTTTGTCCCACATCAGAAGCCTGGGAAAGGCCACAGTAATGCCTTTCAGGACAGACTGGGGGTCAGTCAGGACCGACACCTGGGGGATCCCCAGGGGAAAGGGGTTGTGAGTCAGAACAAGGAGCACAGATCTTCCTACAAGGAAAAACGTCCAGTGGATGCCAGGGGAGACGGGAAGGCGTCTTTGAGCAGAGAGAAATCACACAAGTCTGTCTCCAAAGAGGAAAACCGAAGGCCGCTCTCAGGGGATAGCACGAAGGAGAAACCACCCTCTAGtgtcaagaaagagaaggagaaagagggcagCACCAAGAAGAAGTTTTTACCCCCCTTGGAAGTTGCTTCAGACAACCACCTTAAAAACAAGCCAAAGcacagagacccagagaaaaCCAAATCggacaaaaataaacagagtCTAGACAGCTTAGATGTAGGAAAGGGGGCGGGAGACCCGCTGCCCAAGGTGAAAGAGAGGGGTTCCAACAACCTAAAAACTTCAGAAGGGAAGGTAAAAACTTCTCATTCAGATAGAAAGTCAGTGGGCTCCCTCCCTAAGGTTGAGGAGGCAGATATGGATGATGAATTTGAGCAGCCCACTATGTCTTTTGAGTCCTACCTCAGCTACGACCAGCCccggaagaaaaagaaaaagattgtgaAAGCCTCAGCCACGACTCTTGGAgaaaaaggacttaaaaaaacTGATTCGAAAAGCACTAATAAAAACTTGGACTCCGTTCAGAAATTACCTAAGGTAAATGAAAACAAGTCCGAGAAGCTTCAGCCAGCTGGAGCCGATTCAGCCAAGCTGAAAAAG GTCCCCGCTGATGCATTGCCCGTGTTGCCAGACCTCCCGTTACCCGTGATCCAGGCCAATTACCGGCCGCTTCCTACCCTGGAATTGATGTCCTCCTTCCCACCAAAGCGAAAAG CACTGTCTTCAccccaggaagaggaagaagctggATTCACCGGACGGAGAATGAATTCCAAGATGCAGGTGTACTCTGGCTCCAAGTGTGCCTATCTCCCCAAAATGATGACCTTGCACCAGCAGTGCATCCGGGTACTTAAAAACAACATCGATT CGATCTTTGAAGTGGGAGGCGTCCCGTATTCTGTTCTCGAACCCGTTTTGGAGAGGTGTACGCCTGATCAACTGTACCGCATAGAGGAATGCAATCAC GTATTAATTGAGGAAACAGATCAATTATGGAAAGTTCATTGTCACCGAGACTTTAAGGAAGAAAGGCCGGAAGAGTATGAGTCGTGGCGGGAGATGTACCTACGGCTTCAGGATGCCCGGGAGCAGCGGCTACGAGTACTGACAAAGAATATCCGATCTGCACATGCCAATAAGCCCAAAG GCCGGCAGGCAAAGATGGCCTTTGTCAACTCTGTGGCCAAGCCCCCTCGTGATGTTCGGCGGAGACAGGAGAAGTTTGGAACCGGAGGAGCAGCTGTGCCTGAGAAGATTAG GATTAAGCCGGCCCCATACCCCACAGGAAACAGCCACACTCCCTCCGGCAGTGGCAGCAACAGCTTCAGCGCCAGCCCCGAGGAGCCCGCCTATGATGGTCCGAGCACCAGCGGTGCCCACGTGGCTCCTGTGCTCAGCACTGTTTCCTATGATCCTAGGAAACCGACTGTGAAGA AAATTGCCCCAATGATGGCCAAGACGATTAAAGCTTTCAAGAACAGGTTTTCCCGACGATAA